From Nerophis ophidion isolate RoL-2023_Sa linkage group LG15, RoL_Noph_v1.0, whole genome shotgun sequence, one genomic window encodes:
- the rpl7 gene encoding 60S ribosomal protein L7 — protein sequence MWELGFVKTIRQRQGQLYWVLESLTCTCAERTSSFSVDAMADAEKKKIPAVPESLLKRRKAYATMKAVRIKKMLAEKKSRKVTRKLIYKRAENYYKEYWQMERREIRLSRTARKVGNYYVPAEPKLAFVIRIRGINGVSPKVRKVLQLLRLRQIFNGVFVKLNKASINMLRIAEPYIAWGYPNLKSVRELIYKRGFGKIRKRRIALTDNALVEKSLGKQGIICMEDLIHEIFTVGKNFKAANNFLWPFKLSSPRGGMNKKTTHFVEGGDAGNREDQINRMIRRMN from the exons ATGTGGGAATTGGGATTTGTTAAAACTATCCGGCAGCGGCAAGGACAGCTTTATTGGGTCCTCGAGTCGTTAACCTGCACATGCGCGGAACGAACTTCCTCTTTCTCGGTGGACGCCATGGCGGACGCAGA aaaaaaaaagattccgGCAGTCCCTGAGAGCCTTTTGAAAAGGCGTAAGGCCTACGCCACCATGAAGGCCGTCCGCATCAAGAAGATGCTGGCTgagaaaaag TCTCGCAAAGTTACCAGGAAACTGATCTACAAGAGAGCTGAAAACTATTACAAGGAGTACTGGCAGATGGAAAGGCGTGAGATCCGCTTGTCTCGTACTGCCCGCAAAGTAGGAAACTACTATGTGCCAGCTGAGCCCAAACTGGCCTTTGTCATCAGGATCAGAGG TATCAACGGTGTCAGCCCCAAGGTCCGCAAAGTTCTGCAACTGCTCCGTCTGCGCCAGATCTTCAATGGTGTCTTCGTCAAGCTGAACAAAGCTTCAATTAACATGCTCCGAATTGCAGAACCTTACATCGCTTGGGG ATACCCCAACCTGAAGTCTGTGCGTGAGCTCATCTACAAGCGAGGCTTTGGGAAGATCAGGAAACGACGTATTGCCCTCACAGACAACGCTTTGGTGGAGAAGAGCCTTG GCAAACAAGGCATCATCTGTATGGAAGACCTCATCCATGAGATTTTCACTGTCGGCAAGAACTTCAAGGCGGCCAACAACTTCCTGTGGCCCTTCAAGCTGTCGTCACCTCGTGGTGGCATGAACAAGAAGACCACACACTTCGTGGAGGGAGGAGATGCTGGCAACAGGGAGGATCAGATCAACAGAATGATCAGGAGGATGAATTAA